One Cryptococcus neoformans var. grubii H99 chromosome 3, complete sequence genomic region harbors:
- a CDS encoding gamma-glutamyltransferase, producing the protein MPSGAVTSEQIRASDIGTTILKAGGSAADAIIATTLAVNTLSPYHSDIGGGGFAIVKEPGDSGQVKCLDFRQCAPEGATPELFKTSDTSTSVGGLAVAVPGELKGLEELHKEYGVLPWSRLFKESIELAEEGMEVRGDLYDFITREANPAGSSNIRGTWMMEDPTYVSLITKDGQAIPIGSTWKRPEYAKTLRKIAEEGAAAFYQGEIAEGLVKAVRARDGVMTVDDLENYKLKWREPLSTKFKDYTLYAPPAPASGAIWLSVMGMLSQFEPAGYGSVTDLHRLTEALRLAYGQRTALGDPAYVDGVEEKQRDWLTEERIKARAGMIDENETKAPDYYKPPKVALEFDNGTSNITATDSSGLTISITTTVGLGWGSRIMVPGYGFVLNGSMDDFSVEGRPNGFGYEPQVTNYVAGGKRPLSSSCPYIITNSTGKVVASGGAAGGSTIISSNAQVAFFVLVYGFSASRALAANRLHNQILPNVTKLERGSNVRGVRVEGFSEEQVKGLKQKGHVIEWVDKSFSTPCVMVWTDDDWEGDGDPRKHDSGGSVYHEY; encoded by the exons ATGCCATCAGGCGCAGTCACCTCGGAGCAAATCCGTGCCTCTGACATCGGCACAACCATCCTCAAAGCCGGCGGCTCAGCAGCAGATGCAATCATAGCCACCACCCTCGCAGTCAACACCCTCTCACCTTATCACTCTGACATAGGTGGCGGCGGGTTTGCCATTGTGAAAGAACCTGGCGATTCTGGACAAGTCAAGTGTTTGGATTTTAGGCAGTGTGCGCCAGAGGGAGCAACACCAGAGCTGTTCAAGACGAGTGACACGTCGACATCGGTGGGCGGGTTGGCAGTGGCTGTCCCGGGAGAGCTCAAAGGCCTGGAGGAGCTCCACAAGGAGTATGGGGTCCTTCCATGGTCTAGGCTGTTTAAAGAGAGCATTGAAttggcggaagaaggaatggaagtGAGAGGCGATTTGTACGAC TTTATCACACGAGAAGCCAACCCTGCAGGATCTAGCAACATAAGAGGTAcatggatgatggaagatcCCACATATGTATCTTTAATCACAAAAGATGGTCAAGCCATCCCGATCGGGAGTACTTGGAAACGGCCAGAGTATGCAAAGACTCTTCGAAAGATTGCAGAAGAGGGAGCTGCCGCGTTCTACCAAGGCGAGATTGCGGAAGGTCTGGTGAAAGCTGTGCGAGCTCGGGATGGCGTGATGACAGTGGACGATCTGGAGA ACTACAAACTCAAATGGCGAGAACCTCTTTCGACCAAGTTCAAGGATTACACTCTATATGCACCACCAGCCCCAGCGTCGGGAGCCATCTGGCTCTCAGTTATGGGAATGCTTTCCCAATTTGAACCAGCAGGTTACGGCTCCGTGACTGATTTGCATAGGTTGACCGAGGCTCTTCGA CTTGCATATGGCCAAAGAACCGCTCTGGGTGATCCAGCCTATGTTGACGGAGTGGAAGAGAAACAACGAGACTGGTTGACAGAGGAAAGAATCAAGGCTAGGGCAGGGATGATcgatgagaatgagacCAAAGCGCCCGACTACTACAAGCCCCCCAA AGTAGCGCTCGAATTCGACAACGGCACGTCCAACATTACTGCTACAGACTCGTCTGGtctcaccatctccattACTACCACCGTTGGCCTCGGATGGGGATCCAGGATCATGGTACCCGGCTACGGTTTTGTGCTCAACGGTTCTATGGACGATTTCTCAGTCGAAGGGAGGCCCAATGGTTTTGGCTACGAGCCCCAAGTAACAAATTACG TTGCCGGGGGTAAACGCCcactttcatcctcttgcCCTTACATCATCACCAACTCTACCGGCAAGGTCGTCGCCTCCGGCGGAGCAGCAGGTGGCAgcaccatcatctcttccaacgCCCAAGTAGCTTTTTTCGTCCTCGTATACGGGTTTTCAGCCTCTCGAGCTCTTGCTGCTAATCGTCTGCACAATCAAATCTTGCCCAATGTCACAAAACTTGAGCGAGGATCAAACGTAAGAGGTGTTCGAGTTGAAGGATTCAGTGAAGAGCAAGTCAAAGGATTGAAACAAAAGGGTCATGTAATTGAATGGGTAGATAAAAGCTTCAGCACACCTTGCGTTATGGTATGGACAGATGATGACtgggaaggggatggggaCCCGAGGAAACATGATTCAGGCGGAAGCGTATATCACGAGTATTAG
- a CDS encoding phosphatidylinositol glycan, class B translates to MACLAFLTPLVVRALLTLLLPHTYFQPDEFYQALEPAHYYVFGYGYLSWEWRDLPLAETLVSTGTSEFHGKLWNKLVEVAAGGRMRGWAWPGIFVVIYEVLKGLKLDRGLFLTMSPRAVGVIVAVLTDYYTYCLSSKLLGHGSAPTALFLSLTSLFNAHLLPRSLSTSPETLLTLMALYYFPFPAPGVPQVNGLHNVTNLKLIRASKGETGEGEKELIGVKDSDKRFYGVNDLDYVVIDRTPPFVVKTPQHKDKLALSVCLATIALCIRPTMVSLWAFLGVNLLWRRFQTSGLPSLISTTALAISSIFCTVAGSAAIDYLMTGRLYVPLLTFIYQNVIANISSFYGSTNHLYHLVQSLPIMLFPLWIWWAKGFIACMLPTGLLPAQLNKFDKPEGLRILAKAITFTVAALSLSPHSEWRFLHPLLPPLLLYAIPSFSISYTPTVLGAYYPVRSFRQYLRMDKVPFYVILFSGIVPFIYLNVFHGAAQVEVMNVLRRGDLGNVTSLAVLAPCHSTPWMSHLHKDIEGWFLTCEPPVGVDAKMHRTQQDWFYSNPVQYLSAVFPYPPSQLHDIPYASFSKTYPSHIILFGELLSRHGVVSETILEADESQPVMVTTREGDVVGELESLGYQEVWNGWNGFDWAQDEEERKGGVRVWRRLT, encoded by the exons ATGGCCTGCCTAGCATTCCTGACACCTCTAGTAGTTCGCGCCCTTctcactctcctccttcctcataCTTACTTCCAGCCCGACGAATTCTACCAAGCCCTCGAGCCAGCACATTACTACGTCTTTGGGTATGGGTACCTTTCTTGGGAGTGGAGAGACCTCCCTTTAGCGGAAACTCTCGTTTCAACAGGCACTTCAGAATTCCATGGGAAGCTGTGGAATAAATTGGTGGAAGTGGCAGCCGGCGGCAGGATGAGGGGCTGGGCATGGCCTGGGATCTTTGTCGTTATATATGAGGTGTTGAAGGGCTTGAAATTGGACAGAGGTCTGTTCCTT ACAATGTCACCTCGCGCTGTTGGCGTGATCGTTGCTGTTCTCACCGACTACTACACTTATTGCCTCTCATCAAAGCTTCTTGGCCACGGATCTGCACCTACGGCT CTGTTTCTGTCCTTGACTTCCCTTTTTAAtgcccatcttctcccgcGATCTCTTTCAACCTCACCTGAAACCCTCCTTACTCTCATGGCCTTATACtacttccctttccctgcCCCTGGAGTACCACAAGTCAATGGTTTGCATAATGTGACCAATTTGAAGCTAATAAGAGCAAGTAAAGGTGAAacaggggaaggggagaaggagctcATAGGAGTGAAAGATTCTGATAAGCGCTTCTATGGTGTGAACGACTTGGACTATGTGGTCATAGATAGAACACCACCGTTCGTAGTGAAGACGCCTCA ACACAAAGATAAGCTAGCCTTGTCCGTGTGCCTTGCAACTATTGCTCTGTGCATTCGTCCTACAATGGTGAGCCTATGGGCTTTCCTCGGTGTAAATCTTTTATGGCGTCGTTTTCAGACAAGCGGTTTGCCCAGTTTGATTAGCACGACGGCGCTGGCCATTTCAAGCAT CTTCTGTACCGTTGCTGGGTCCGCCGCCATTGATTACTTGATGACGGGCCGCCTCTACGTTCCTCTACTCACCTTTATCTATCAAAACGTTATTGCCAATATCTCATCATTTTACGGCTCGACAAACCACCTCTATCACCTTGTACAAAGCCTACCCATCATGCTTTTCCCCCTATGGATCTGGTGGGCCAAAGGTTTTATTGCATGTATGTTACCAACCGGTCTTTTACCGGCCCAGCTCAACAAATTTGACAAGCCAGAAGGATTGAGAATCCTGGCCAAAGCAATCACCTTTACAGTCGCCGCTCTCTCTCTCAGTCCTCATTCCGAATGGCgctttctccatcctctccttccacctcttcttctctacGCCATCCCATCTTTCTCTATCTCGTATACTCCTACTGTCCTAGGGGCATATTACCCAGTCAGATCATTTCGACAATATTTGCGCATGGACAAGGTTCCATTTTACGTCATCCTATTTTCAGGGATCGTGCCGTTCATTTATCTAAATGTTTTCCATGGTGCAGCGCAAGTGGAAGTGATGAACGTCttgagaaggggagattTAGGCAATGTGACTAGTCTGGCCGTGCTGGCGCCTTGTCATAGTACGCCTTGGATGAGTCATTTGCACAAGGATATTGAAGGATGGTTCTTGACATGTGAGCCTCCAGTGGG TGTGGATGCGAAAATGCATAGGACCCAACAGGACTGGTTTTATTCCAATCCGGTCCAATACCTTTCAGCTGTCTTCCCGTACCCTCCCTCTCAACTTCACGACATTCCTTACGCATCTTTCAGCAAGACATATCCCTCgcacatcatcctctttggCGAGCTTCTTTCGCGACATGGCGTCGTCTCCGAAACGATCCTGGAGGCAGACGAAAGTCAGCCTGTAATGGTGACCACACGAGAAGGGGACGTGGTTGGAGAACTGGAGAGTTTGGGTTATCAAGAAGTTTGGAACGGGTGGAACGGTTTTGATTGGGCtcaggatgaggaagagaggaaaggaggtgTAAGAGTATGGAGGAGGCTGACATGA
- a CDS encoding Sec7 domain-containing protein, protein MMPPTDLPPTTLLLQEVQSITSAMRRNQRWASSSTSYSSYSTLPPSLRNKNNGLVGAGSRRGRASLDAGDSVDLMDGFVELRRLLSGVKDITSLAPIDLCAPFLSLIRSSSTSGPITALALNSLYSIINAVLPLYLTPVPTTFSASTPLQLALVHITSAISHCRFPSSSPQQDELVLLRLLRVIESLVIPMPMPTTEGTMQIGNLLDHMGDESICELLEVGLGMLARARLGEGVRATAQNCVQSIVTSAFRRLKGLQKEDVDKLLEDAKHHEEKIKISSKKLESVGQKEGHPDEKQEKQEKQNEEITEQEEKPTEPQVNTPMFTPYGLPTILELLRVLIALLDPNDQAHTDSMRFSALAILNTALEVGGLGLGNWPELREGVTDEGCKYLFQLTRADSPSLLAQSLRTTSTLFSTLLPHLKPQLELFLSYLIDRLTPSNPAPLPPQFLNLRSDSRPSTPSVKADGRGTPVTDASTIESSSPASTPKPVSLLPPVPNETRELMLDSLTQVALRPSFMVDCWVNFDCSTDSEDLFERLIAFLTRGVYPQGPPKSDGSSNFFEGLDSTQLLSLEILLAFVSSMADRLEQGDETWPSNAPTTASLKEAKGRKAVILTGAVLFNTKPKHGLSFLEEKGIIVPDPADEGTNEEKRHLAIARFLRHCSRLDKKLLGEFISRPDQLGLLKAYIGLFNFAGKSVADAMRELLETFRLPGEAQPIARITETFAEHFFSFSPPEIADQDAVYVLAYSVIMLNTDLHNPQNRKRMTVEDYRKNLRGVNGGKDFDPAYLEGIHESIKKREIILPEEHAGQHGFEYAWKTLMQRSRTSGPMVICNTSIFDEQMFGLTWRPLISSIAYAFTMSAGDEHVIQKAITGFRQVASLASHYHLPDVFDTIVQSLSSATGLLDDTEEGYQMSNYPVVEKEGQSLTVSPLSIKFGQSYRAQLATVVLFTIANGNGSAICEGWHQVFEMFQTLFLHSLLPARMLQMEDFLAGTSTIPMKTAVPHAQLDRRPEGGLLSTLSSYLLSPYGTGSEGVVVETSEEDVENTLVAVDCLSSCKLEELYAEILNLPVDALIPALRAIRALAESRTTDKLKSRSVQRGETGSPVISSRFEGQLPYDPACVFHLEMMVSLASRNKQNIAETWPIIFEYISELLSSAQSYSVLLIERAVVGLLRLCLVVSEQPELRDQLYIALDVLRSLPSTVLNAVSEQLMAGVALVLEKDATVIKSQTEWNLVIALFRATVAHPEASKVTLAIVQKMAASAKQQEGEDVKDGKGTGLTVDNYGGVVALLDEFATQAGAAAAGRQQQQRRSSAGPQSGSLGPAVERGLAALDSLYELRNVIPTLMSSNNLEEQQAFNTFWLPPLLVIGKQCINGCRDIRQRAITYLQRLLLSPQILLGNESTLPIVFDRVLFPVLEELLKPQVYERDPKGLSETRLKAATLLCKIFLQYVVRLVESGSSEAVTGLFVRVLDKLERFMRGERDLLNEASESLKNVVLVMHTSNLLIPPPSSGNPDERTRDQKGLWEKSAQRIERVLPGFLMEAIPPSKPQQEQKQVEQQVEQS, encoded by the exons ATGATGCCGCCTACAGATCTCCCTCCGACGacgcttctccttcaggAGGTGCAGTCCATCACCTCTGCCATGCGCAGGAACCAACGATGGGCCTCATCTTCGACATCCTACAGCTCATACTCGACCCTTCCACCGTCTCTTAGGAACAAAAACAATGGTCTCGTGGGAGCGGGTAGCAGGCGAGGTCGAGCAAGCCTGGATGCTGGAGACAGCGTTGATCTTATGGATGGGTTCGTGGAACTCAGAAGACTGCTTAGCGGTGTGAAAG ACATTACATCGCTTGCGCCTATCGATCTGTGTGCTCCATTTTTGTCATTGATAAGGTCATCCTCGACTTCCGGGCCCATCACTGCCCTCGCTTTAAATTCTCTTTACTCCATAATCAACGCCGTTCTCCCCCTCTACCTTACACCCGTACCCACAACCTTTTCCGCATCCACACCTCTCCAGCTGGCTCTGGTTCACATCACTTCGGCAATTTCCCATTGCCGATTCCCAAGTTCGTCTCCTCAACAAGATGAGCTCGTTTTACTGAGACTTTTGCGGGTGATCGAGTCATTGGTCATTCCTATGCCCATGCCGACGACGGAAGGCACCATGCAAATCGGCAATCTGCTGGACCATATGGGCGATGAAAGTATCTGTGAGCTTTTGGAGGTAGGACTTGGTATGCTAGCGCGTGCACGGCTCGGTGAAGGAGTTAGAGCGACAGCTCAGAACTGTGTGCAGAGCATTGTAACGAGCGCCTTTAGGCGCTTAAAAGGAttgcaaaaagaagatgtggatAAGCTGCTGGAAGATGCGAAACACCatgaagagaagatcaagataAGCAGCAAGAAGCTTGAGTCTGTAGggcagaaggaaggacaTCCGGAcgagaagcaagagaagcaagagaagcAAAACGAGGAGATAACTGAACAGGAGGAGAAACCGACAGAGCCTCAAGTGAACACCCCAATGTTCACGCCTTATGGACTTCCTACGATTCTAGAACTCCTTAGAGTCCTTATTGCCTTACTGGACCCGAACGATCAAGCTCATACAGACTCGATGAGGTTTTCGGCCCTTGCTATTCTTAATACTGCCCTGGAAGTGGGAGGTTTAGGTCTAGGCAACTGGCCCGAGTTGAGAGAAGGTGTAACGGACGAAGGATGCAAGTATCTTTTCCAG CTTACCCGAGCTGATTCGCCATCTCTCCTCGCTCAATCTCTCCGCACTACATCAactcttttctccacccttcTCCCCCACCTCAAACCTCAACTTGAATTGTTCCTCTCTTACCTCATTGACCGTCTCACACCTTCAAATCCAGctccacttcctcctcaattTTTGAACCTCCGATCAGATTCTCGCCCTAGTACGCCTAGTGTGAAGGCCGACGGCCGGGGCACCCCTGTGACAGATGCTTCCACCATCGAGTCCTCCAGCCCCGCTTCAACTCCCAAACCCgtcagccttcttcctccggTCCCCAATGAAACTCGAGAACTCATGCTTGACTCTCTTACGCAAGTCGCATTGCGTCCAAGCTTCATGGTAGACTGTTGGGTCAACTTTGACTGCTCGACAGATAGTGAAGATTTGTTTGAGAGACTGATAGCTTTCTTAACACGTGGAGTATATCCTCAGGGTCCCCCAAAGAGTGACGGATCAAGTAATTTTTTTGAAGGCCTCGATAGCACACAGCTTCTATCACTGGAAATTCTCTTGGCTTTTGTGTCATCTATGGCAGATAGATTGGAACAGGGCGATGAGACTTGGCCCTCAAATGCCCCGACCACTGCCAGTCTCAAAGAAGCAAAAGGCCGCAAAGccgtcatcctcactgGTGCAGTTTTGTTCAATACAAAACCCAAGCACGGTCTTTCATTCCTCGAAGAGAAAGGTATCATCGTTCCTGACCCTGCCGACGAGGGTACCAACGAAGAAAAGCGTCACTTAGCTATCGCACGTTTCCTTCGTCACTGTTCCCGACTTGATAAGAAACTTCTAGGCGAATTTATTTCACGTCCCGATCAACTGGGCTTGCTCAAGGCTTACATCGGCTTGTTCAACTTTGCCGGCAAAAGCGTTGCAGACGCCATGCGGGAGTTACTGGAAACTTTCAGACTGCCTGGTGAAGCACAGCCGATCGCCAGGATCACAGAGACCTTTGCGGagcacttcttctccttttctccaccaGAGATCGCCGATCAAGATGCAGTGTATGTGCTGGCGTACTCAGTGATTATGCTGAACACAGACTTGCATAATCCACAGAATAGA AAACGCATGACAGTTGAAGACTACAGAAAGAACCTTAGAGGTGTGAATGGCGGTAAGGACTTTGATCCGGCATATCTTGAAGGGATTCATGAATCTATCAAGAAGCGAGAGATCATTTTGCCAGAAGAGCACGCCGGTCAGCATGGGTTTGAGTATGCTTGGAAGACATTAATGCAACGCTCTCGTACATCAG GTCCGATGGTCATTTGCAACACTTCCATCTTTGATGAGCAGATGTTTGGCCTTACTTGGCGTCCTTTAATCTCTTCTATCGCCTACGCCTTCACCATGTCTGCTGGAGACGAGCACGTTATTCAAAAGGCCATCACTGGTTTCCGACAGGTTGCCTCTCTCGCTTCTCACTACCATCTTCCTGATGTGTTTGACACTATCGTTCAGTCATTATCGAGTGCCACTGGTTTGTTGGACGAtacggaagaaggatatcaGATGTCAAATTACCCAGTggttgaaaaagagggaCAGTCGTTGACGGTCTCACCGCTATCAATCAAGTTTGGTCAGAGCTACCGCGCGCAACTCGCCACGGTCGTCCTTTTCACCATTGCAAATGGCAACGGCTCAGCGATCTGCGAAGGATGGCATCAGGTCTTCGAAATGTTTCaaaccctcttccttcattctctctTACCTGCACGCATGCTCcagatggaagatttctTGGCGGGCACGTCCACTATTCCAATGAAGACTGCTGTGCCGCACGCCCAACTAGATAGAAGGCCAGAAGGAGGTCTGCTCTCAACTTTATCCAGCTATCTGTTAAGTCCATATGGGACAGGGTCAGAGGGTGTGGTGGTCGAGAcgagtgaagaagacgtaGAGAATACTTTGGTGGCGGTAGATTGTTTAAGCTCGTGCAAGCTCGAAGAATTGTACGCAGAGATCTT GAACCTTCCTGTAGATGCTCTTATCCCCGCTCTTCGCGCTATTCGAGCGTTAGCAGAGAGTCGCACGACTGATAAGCTCAAATCACGTTCTGTCCAACGGGGCGAGACTGGGTCCCCTGTGATCTCGTCCAGGTTTGAGGGTCAATTGCCTTATGATCCAGCTTGTGTCTTCCACCTGGAGATGATGGTCAGCCTTGCCAGTAGAAACAAGCAAAACATTGCCGAAACCTG GCCAATCATCTTTGAATATATCTCTGAACTTCTGTCTTCAGCGCAGTCCTACAGTGTATTGCTCATCGAGCGTGCTGTCGTTGGCCTGTTACGTCTTTGTCTAGTCGTGTCCGAGCAA CCTGAACTACGAGATCAGCTATACATCGCCTTAGATGTTCTCcgctctcttccttctacAGTCCTTAACGCGGTCTCCGAGCAGCTCATGGCTGGCGTAGCTCTGGTCCTTGAGAAAGACGCTACCGTCATCAAATCCCAGACCGAATGGAACCTTGTTATCGCCCTGTTCAGAGCTACTGTTGCCCACCCCGAAGCCAGTAAAGTTACCCTGGCAATTGTGCAAAAGATGGCAGCTTCAGCCAAGCAgcaagaaggtgaagatgttAAGGACGGCAAGGGAACGGGTTTGACAGTGGACAATTATGGAGGAGTAGTAGCTTTGTTGGATGAGTTTGCCACTCAGGCCGGAGCAGCTGCCGCGGGaaggcagcagcaacagagGAGATCGTCTGCGGGACCGCAATCTGGAAGCTT AGGGCCGGCAGTTGAGCGAGGTCTAGCCGCTTTGGATTCATTGTATGAGCTCAGGAACGTTATACCCACCCTTATGTCATCAAATAATCTAGAAGAGCAACAAG CGTTCAATACCTTCTGGCTACCACCCCTCCTGGTAATTGGCAAGCAATGTATCAATGGCTGTCGTGACATCCGTCAGCGGGCCATTACTTACCTCCAGCGCCTTCTCTTATCTCCGCAGATCTTGTTGGGTAATGAGTCCACCCTTCCTATTGTGTTCGACCGGGTTCTCTTCCCGGTTCTGGAAGAGTTGCTGAAGCCGCAAGTGTATGAACGTGACCCCAAGGGTCTTTCGGAAACCAGGCTAAAGGCCGCTACATTGCTTTGCAAAATCTTCCTGCAGTATGTCGTCAGACTCGTAGAAAGTGGAAGCAGTGAAGCTGTGACTGGTCTTTTTGTGAGGGTACTGGACAAGCTGGAGAGATTTATGCGTGGAGAACGGGATCTACTG AATGAAGCAAGTGAATCGTTGAAGAATGTGGTGCTCGTCATGCACACATccaatcttctcatccCCCCTCCGTCGTCCGGCAACCCAGATGAGCGCACACGAGACCAGAAGGGGCTTTGGGAGAAAAGCGCTCAGAGGATTGAAAGGGTATTGCCTGGATTCTTGATGGAGGCTATACCGCCATCTAAACCCcaacaagaacaaaaaCAGGTTGAGCAGCAAGTAGAGCAGTCTTAG
- a CDS encoding 20S proteasome subunit beta 4 encodes MECSFGITGKDYVILASDMGAGRSIVRMKSDENKLKTLGPHLAMAFSGEPGDTNNFAEYIERNMRLYNIRNHFPLLPPAASAWVRRTLAEAIRSRHPYAVNLLLGGFDTTTSKPHLYWIDYLGTKAIVPYAAHGMGVYVSLSTMDKWWYEDMDKREGVDLLRKCIDETEKRLTIKFDFNCILIDKNGIHKVDLSQADPIANIQEHPQETQVEAPHPPIEVGVSA; translated from the exons ATGGAGTGCTCATTCGGCATTACTG GCAAAGACTATGTCATCCTCGCCTCAGATATGGGTGCAGGACGATCCATCGTCCGTATGAAGTCTGACGAgaacaagctcaagacTTTGGGTCCCCACCTCGCCATGGCTTTTAGCGGTGAACCTGGAGATACGAACAACTTTGCCGAGTATATCGAGAGGAATATGCGACTGTACAACATCCG AAACCActtcccccttcttccaccagcGGCCTCCGCTTGGGTCCGACGTACTCTTGCAGAAGCTATTCGATCCCGACACCCCTATGCTGTtaacctccttcttggtgGGTTTGATACCACCACCTCAAAACCTCACTTGTACTGGATCGATTACCTCGGTACCAAGGCGATTGTCCCTTATGCCGCGCATGGTATGGGTGTGTATGTTAGCTTGAGTACAATGGATAAGTGGTGGTATGAGGATATGGACAAGAGGGAGGGTGTCGACTTGTTGAGAAAGTGTATTGACGAGACGGAGAAGC GTCTCACAATCAAGTTTGACTTCAACTGTATTCTCATTGACAAGAATGGTATCCACAAGGTTGACCTTTCCCAAGCAGACCCCATCGCCAACATCCAAGAACACCCACAAGAAACCCAGGTTGAAGCGCCTCATCCCCCCATAGAAGTTGGCGTATCCGCCTAA
- a CDS encoding endoplasmic reticulum protein, translating into MSFARTFAQRSLRTLASSARLRAPLPAKRALSTAQPLRMVVSQARYNAANRKPAQWAKDPIVTYEELKPITQQPTDNILLVDVREPDEVALGSIPSAVNLPLSKLKEALDYHFNPGDFQKEFAFPKPRPEQNIIFFCRSGRRSASAAEIANDKGYKSVRNYVGSWLDWSKRESQDKDE; encoded by the exons ATGTCCTTCGCTCGCACTTTCGCCCAACGCTCCCTCCGCACCCTCGCCTCCTCCGCTCGACTCAGAGCTCCCCTCCCCGCCAAAAGGGCCCTTTCCACCGCCCAGCCCCTCAGGATGGTCGTCTCCCAAGCCAGGTATAACGCTGCAAACCGCAAGCCCGCTCAGTGGGCCAAAGACCCCATCGTCACTTACGAGGAGTTGAAGCCCATTACCCAGCAGCCTACCGAT AACATCCTTTTGGTGGACGTGAGGGAGCCTGACGAGGTCGCTCTTGGGTCTATTCCTTCTGCCGTCAACTTGCCCCTGTCCAAGCTTAAAGAGGCTCTGGACTACCACTTCAATCCCGGAGACTTCCAGAAG GAATTCGCCTTCCCCAAGCCTCGACCCGAGCAGaacatcatctttttctgCCGTTCTGGCAGGCGTTCCGCCTCTGCGGCCGAGATTGCCAACGATAAGGGCTACAAGAGTGTGAGGAACTATGTCGGAAGCTGGTTGGACTGGTCCAAGCGCGAAAGCCAGGACAAGGACGAGTAA